From Gammaproteobacteria bacterium, one genomic window encodes:
- a CDS encoding DMT family transporter, with the protein MSVKKAYLFLIFGAFTISFAPILARLVQITTDDYAAMDPTAAAFYRAIIGGIFLCGILLFQKKPIFKIHKKVAVFLFIGAMFFAVDMTAWYRSIVLVGPGLATLLASFQVFVLTIVGFLFLKEHPTLIQWLSIPVALLGLALIVGLDWS; encoded by the coding sequence ATGTCCGTTAAAAAAGCTTATTTGTTTCTGATCTTCGGAGCATTCACCATCAGTTTTGCCCCGATTCTGGCGCGTCTGGTGCAGATTACGACTGACGACTATGCTGCCATGGATCCAACCGCTGCAGCTTTTTATCGAGCCATTATTGGCGGAATCTTTTTGTGTGGTATTTTGTTATTTCAAAAAAAACCGATCTTTAAAATTCATAAAAAAGTTGCTGTGTTCCTGTTCATCGGCGCCATGTTCTTTGCTGTCGACATGACGGCCTGGTATCGCTCCATCGTATTAGTGGGGCCGGGTCTGGCAACCTTGCTTGCCAGCTTTCAGGTTTTTGTTCTAACCATCGTCGGGTTTTTGTTTTTAAAAGAACATCCAACCTTGATTCAGTGGTTATCCATTCCTGTGGCCTTGCTGGGTTTGGCGCTGATCGTCGGATTGGACTGGAGTC
- a CDS encoding galactose oxidase, which produces MKNKILLIGLISLLLSACSGKEEDEDSGNIEQAQLLEIDGFLPDMPVAMTNNAVAVLSVNGITEVYSFLGLQEGKTWQDTSTAAFRLRLGARGFEGAKWTRIRDLPVPQGRLASVAVAVKGKVYIFGGYSVAEDSSEVSQPEVFSFDPLTIKYHRLSDIPVPSDDAVAMVYADRYVYLVSGWHDNDNIDNVQVYDTLHDTWSQATAFPGSPVFGHAGGIVGNTMIICDGVKVNYLQTVEEVAEGEKRKREFVMSDECYQGLIDTNDPNRIAWTSIPSHAGPAGYRMASTGESVSNKVFFIGGTDNPYNYNGIGYNQEPSSPMHRPFAYNTDTGEWEYFQELAQATMDHRSLLLVNGVFATIGGMDEQRNVTGKTSLYSYPFIDYD; this is translated from the coding sequence ATGAAGAATAAAATTCTGCTGATTGGCCTAATAAGTTTGCTGCTATCAGCCTGTTCCGGTAAAGAAGAGGATGAGGATTCTGGCAATATTGAGCAAGCCCAGTTATTGGAGATTGATGGCTTTTTGCCCGACATGCCCGTTGCTATGACTAACAATGCAGTTGCCGTGTTATCGGTTAATGGCATCACCGAGGTATACAGTTTTTTAGGCTTACAGGAAGGCAAAACCTGGCAAGACACCAGCACAGCGGCTTTTCGATTGCGCCTGGGCGCCCGCGGATTTGAGGGTGCAAAATGGACACGCATTAGAGACTTGCCGGTACCTCAAGGTCGATTGGCCTCAGTGGCGGTCGCTGTGAAAGGAAAGGTTTATATTTTTGGTGGTTACAGTGTGGCTGAAGATAGCAGCGAAGTCTCACAGCCGGAAGTCTTTAGTTTTGACCCGCTGACTATCAAATATCACAGGCTTAGCGACATACCCGTGCCAAGCGATGATGCGGTCGCAATGGTTTATGCAGACCGTTATGTCTATCTGGTCAGCGGCTGGCATGACAATGACAACATCGACAATGTCCAGGTTTATGATACTTTGCATGATACCTGGTCGCAGGCTACTGCATTTCCGGGTTCTCCGGTGTTTGGCCACGCCGGTGGTATCGTTGGCAACACGATGATTATTTGTGACGGGGTTAAAGTTAACTATTTGCAAACCGTAGAAGAAGTCGCAGAGGGTGAAAAAAGAAAACGCGAATTCGTAATGAGCGATGAATGTTACCAAGGGCTTATCGATACCAATGATCCAAACCGGATTGCATGGACGTCCATTCCAAGCCATGCAGGCCCCGCCGGGTATCGTATGGCCAGCACCGGCGAAAGTGTCAGTAATAAAGTGTTTTTCATCGGCGGCACCGATAATCCATACAACTACAACGGTATCGGGTATAACCAGGAGCCATCATCCCCGATGCACAGACCCTTTGCCTACAACACTGATACCGGTGAATGGGAATATTTTCAGGAACTTGCGCAAGCCACCATGGATCATCGCAGTCTGTTACTGGTTAATGGCGTGTTTGCCACCATCGGCGGTATGGATGAGCAGCGCAATGTGACCGGCAAGACAAGCTTATACAGCTATCCCTTTATCGATTATGACTAG
- a CDS encoding winged helix-turn-helix transcriptional regulator: protein MSENQSLFKALADPTRRNILNALKKGSMNAGELSELFPITKGSLSHHFNLLKKANLVKTRRDGQQIIYSLNTSVFEEVTALLLDLFNAGDAMNEEGEKNEI from the coding sequence ATGTCTGAAAATCAAAGTTTGTTTAAAGCCTTGGCCGATCCAACGCGCCGTAATATTCTAAATGCACTTAAAAAAGGTTCCATGAATGCCGGTGAGCTATCGGAATTATTTCCCATCACCAAGGGGTCTTTGTCGCACCATTTCAATTTGCTAAAAAAGGCCAACCTGGTCAAGACCCGCCGCGATGGTCAGCAAATAATTTATTCCCTGAATACCAGTGTGTTTGAAGAAGTAACAGCGTTATTACTGGACTTGTTTAATGCCGGTGACGCAATGAATGAAGAAGGAGAAAAGAATGAAATTTAA
- a CDS encoding SdpI family protein — translation MKFKTSMLLGLIVIGILFGITFYMYPGLPDPMPSHWNASGEVDGYMAKPWGAFILPLSCLGTWAMFLLIVYISPQGFRVDKFKPVIGILQLATTGFMTGIGVLVLLSAQGSEIKFENFIIPAVGLLLIVLGNYMSKLRKNFFVGIKTPWTLASDEVWDRTHRFAGWIFVIGGILLFFQPLVGKAWYMVSIILIAALLPLIYSFVIYRQLEGFEPEPEDD, via the coding sequence ATGAAATTTAAAACCTCAATGCTGCTGGGACTGATAGTGATCGGAATCTTGTTTGGTATTACTTTTTATATGTATCCCGGATTACCAGACCCAATGCCTTCCCACTGGAATGCGTCTGGTGAAGTCGATGGCTACATGGCGAAACCCTGGGGTGCATTCATTTTACCTTTGTCTTGCCTAGGAACCTGGGCAATGTTTTTGCTCATTGTGTATATATCGCCACAAGGGTTCAGAGTGGACAAATTCAAACCGGTAATCGGTATCCTGCAACTCGCCACGACCGGGTTCATGACCGGTATTGGCGTTCTGGTTTTATTATCCGCACAAGGAAGTGAGATCAAATTCGAAAACTTCATCATTCCCGCAGTTGGCTTATTGCTAATTGTGCTTGGCAATTATATGAGTAAGTTACGCAAAAACTTTTTTGTAGGAATAAAAACACCCTGGACCCTGGCCAGTGACGAGGTGTGGGACAGAACGCATCGCTTTGCTGGCTGGATTTTTGTAATTGGTGGAATATTGTTATTTTTCCAGCCTCTGGTGGGCAAAGCCTGGTATATGGTGAGCATCATACTGATTGCAGCACTTTTGCCCCTGATCTATTCCTTTGTGATCTACAGGCAGCTGGAAGGCTTTGAGCCCGAACCCGAAGACGATTAA